One window of Chryseobacterium culicis genomic DNA carries:
- a CDS encoding M1 family aminopeptidase produces MNTIFLFEARRSTKHWPTYLVALLLVGLGMFCGSQFNLSVGDGIYLNSPYTIGFMTGMLSLAVIFFATVYALQLLFKDQDSKFDSILFSFPFSKFSYLKGKFCTYFLQTFLSFSFLMTGFLIGQIMRTGSEMQEGMSIIYYMYPVLIFGFINSLFVCSFLFLISSVIKRKLLVVVGGLLLYVFYMIILLFSNSPFMAGSLPQSLETQQFSALIDPFGLSSYFMQARGLTAHQKNMQIVPFTGYLLFNRLLFFVVSAGLLFVSYRLFSFSNTSERKVKTQGNTHLLSETNTSEYSILSPSFNGQSSFRSVISFTKTDLTYLFKSIAVPAVSIILLFSVGMEMYAEIEKGIRLPQKYAGSGLMATTISENFHLTGLLISAYFLNDMYWRSSSSGFFLIESSTYFSKNRMTGHFISITLLLFFFTGILIIQGIIFQAAYQYFHIDWKAYLGVFLFNTFPLILFSGFILLINDRIPNKFIALGISILSVFVLSGPVSGKLISYPLFRIFSDFKGTYSDFNGYGIYEQAFAQRLLFGAGIISILWILNSIIKIKKAPVLVSGFSIILLISGIFSGVLFMKGYIPKNEDQAILSSAAYEKNYRKYEHLPQPDISDITTEIKLFPSENAYQIIGKYILKNQTNQPISKVLINFNEDLQIESAAMTSGSETTKIHRNITEVSLKQPLLPGKTASLDFTLSYQWFAVNGHQSFNAIIEDGSFMRISRYYPVIGYQKDYEIQDEKQRSTFKLGKLTELKKPEAPEVAKKDFINLTMIVSTEQGQTAIGTGDLVKKWSKSGRNYFEYQADQIPFRFAVSSADYKIKSFNYKGITVNIFYHQKHAENVNHLLENAKLTLDYCQQNFGKYPFKTINFAEISSFTRGFAATAYPSAVFMPEDMVFHANIHADKKQDVINELAGHELSHLWWGNSQINPDDREGSVMLTETLAMYTEMMLYKKMHGKEKMRERIEVHQQIYDNEKGLSENVPIYKATGDAPHISYSKGAVAMVELSNLIGEGKVNRALKNFLTHNQYPKKPTSLDLINEFYNVAPDVRKEIDRLFKTVENINFNSGSTSTSAKANIK; encoded by the coding sequence ATGAACACTATATTTTTATTCGAAGCCAGACGCAGTACCAAGCACTGGCCCACCTATCTTGTGGCCTTACTTTTGGTGGGTCTTGGTATGTTCTGCGGCAGTCAGTTCAATCTTTCAGTAGGAGATGGAATTTACTTAAACTCACCGTATACCATTGGTTTTATGACGGGAATGCTGAGTCTTGCCGTTATTTTTTTCGCCACCGTTTATGCATTACAATTGCTTTTTAAAGATCAGGATTCAAAATTTGACAGTATTCTGTTTTCGTTTCCTTTTTCAAAATTCTCTTATCTGAAAGGAAAATTCTGCACCTATTTTCTACAGACGTTTTTAAGTTTTTCTTTCTTAATGACAGGGTTTCTCATCGGACAAATCATGCGTACCGGAAGCGAAATGCAGGAAGGTATGAGCATCATTTACTACATGTACCCTGTATTAATTTTTGGCTTTATCAATAGCCTGTTTGTCTGTAGTTTTCTGTTTCTCATTTCTTCTGTGATAAAAAGAAAATTGCTGGTAGTAGTGGGTGGTCTGCTTTTGTATGTGTTTTATATGATTATTTTGTTGTTTTCCAATTCACCATTTATGGCGGGAAGCCTTCCTCAATCATTGGAAACACAACAATTTTCAGCTTTGATAGATCCGTTTGGATTGTCATCTTACTTCATGCAGGCTCGTGGCCTTACGGCTCATCAGAAAAATATGCAGATTGTTCCTTTCACTGGATATCTCTTGTTCAACAGACTTTTATTTTTCGTCGTATCAGCTGGGCTTCTCTTCGTTTCATACAGACTATTTTCTTTCTCCAATACTTCCGAACGAAAAGTAAAAACACAGGGAAACACTCATCTCTTATCTGAAACAAATACCTCCGAATATTCCATTTTGTCCCCAAGTTTCAATGGGCAGAGCTCATTTCGATCTGTGATCTCTTTTACGAAAACAGATCTCACCTATCTGTTCAAAAGTATTGCTGTTCCTGCTGTTTCTATTATTCTGCTATTTTCTGTTGGAATGGAGATGTATGCAGAAATTGAAAAGGGAATTCGTCTTCCTCAGAAATATGCCGGTTCGGGACTTATGGCAACAACCATCTCAGAAAATTTCCATCTGACAGGTCTCCTTATTTCAGCCTATTTTCTAAACGATATGTACTGGAGAAGCTCATCTTCAGGATTTTTTCTGATTGAAAGCAGTACTTATTTTTCAAAAAACAGGATGACCGGACATTTTATTTCAATCACCCTTTTATTGTTTTTCTTTACCGGAATTCTAATTATTCAGGGAATAATCTTTCAGGCCGCTTATCAGTATTTTCATATAGACTGGAAGGCTTATCTGGGTGTTTTCCTTTTCAATACTTTCCCACTGATTCTCTTTTCCGGGTTTATCCTTTTGATTAATGACAGGATTCCCAATAAATTCATTGCACTGGGGATTTCCATTCTCTCAGTTTTTGTATTGTCAGGGCCGGTTTCCGGAAAGTTGATCTCCTACCCGCTTTTCAGAATATTTTCTGATTTTAAAGGGACTTACAGTGATTTTAACGGGTATGGAATCTATGAACAGGCTTTTGCACAAAGACTTCTGTTTGGAGCTGGAATCATCAGTATTTTATGGATACTCAACAGCATTATAAAAATTAAGAAAGCGCCTGTACTTGTATCTGGTTTCAGTATCATTCTGTTAATATCAGGGATCTTTTCCGGAGTATTGTTTATGAAAGGTTATATTCCAAAAAATGAAGATCAGGCTATTCTAAGTTCCGCAGCATATGAAAAAAACTATCGGAAATATGAACATCTTCCACAGCCTGATATTTCTGATATTACCACAGAAATCAAACTCTTCCCTTCTGAAAATGCTTATCAGATCATAGGAAAATATATTCTTAAAAATCAAACCAATCAGCCTATCAGTAAGGTTCTGATCAATTTCAATGAGGATTTACAAATTGAATCTGCTGCCATGACCTCAGGAAGTGAAACAACCAAGATCCATAGGAACATCACGGAAGTTTCATTAAAACAGCCTCTTCTGCCTGGTAAAACAGCTTCACTTGATTTTACACTGTCTTACCAATGGTTTGCCGTAAATGGCCATCAGTCTTTTAATGCCATTATTGAAGACGGATCTTTTATGAGAATCAGCAGATATTATCCTGTGATTGGCTACCAAAAAGATTATGAAATTCAGGATGAAAAACAGCGTAGTACATTCAAACTGGGAAAGCTCACTGAATTGAAGAAACCGGAAGCCCCTGAAGTGGCAAAAAAAGATTTTATCAACCTCACTATGATTGTTTCTACAGAACAGGGACAGACAGCGATAGGAACAGGAGATCTTGTTAAAAAATGGTCAAAATCCGGACGTAATTATTTTGAATATCAAGCAGATCAGATTCCATTCCGGTTTGCAGTTTCTTCAGCAGATTATAAAATTAAGAGCTTTAATTATAAAGGAATTACCGTTAATATTTTTTACCATCAGAAGCATGCTGAAAATGTAAATCATCTTCTTGAAAATGCCAAGCTTACCCTGGATTACTGTCAGCAGAATTTTGGAAAGTATCCTTTTAAAACCATCAATTTTGCAGAAATTTCTTCTTTTACGCGTGGTTTTGCGGCTACAGCTTACCCATCTGCGGTCTTTATGCCGGAAGACATGGTTTTTCATGCTAATATTCATGCAGACAAAAAGCAGGATGTCATCAATGAACTGGCCGGGCATGAGCTTTCACATCTCTGGTGGGGAAACAGTCAGATAAATCCTGATGACAGAGAAGGTTCTGTGATGCTCACTGAAACACTGGCGATGTACACAGAAATGATGCTCTACAAAAAAATGCATGGCAAAGAAAAAATGAGGGAAAGAATTGAAGTACACCAACAAATCTATGACAATGAAAAAGGTTTATCTGAAAATGTCCCGATCTATAAAGCTACCGGAGATGCTCCACATATTTCGTATTCCAAAGGTGCTGTGGCCATGGTAGAATTAAGCAATCTAATAGGTGAAGGCAAAGTAAACAGGGCATTGAAAAATTTCCTTACCCACAATCAGTATCCCAAGAAACCTACTTCATTAGATCTGATCAATGAGTTTTACAATGTTGCCCCGGATGTCAGAAAAGAGATCGACAGATTATTCAAAACCGTAGAAAATATAAATTTTAATTCAGGTTCTACAAGCACCTCAGCAAAAGCAAATATCAAATAA
- a CDS encoding ABC transporter ATP-binding protein codes for MNTLSINNLSLTYKNGFQAIKNISLDIQNGMFGLLGPNGAGKSSLMKTIVGLQKPTSGTLLFNEVDIIKNPDYIKQNLGFLPQDFGVYPKVSAYDLLEHIALLKGITDKNKRKNQILSLLEKVNLSDFAKKEVHTFSGGMKQRFGVAQALLGDPKIIIVDEPTAGLDPEERNRFNTLLNDISQDVIVILSTHLVEDVRNLCSEMAVMNHGQILRQGNPGKLIAELENKIWSKPIDKDELETYHSSYEIISRQLLERELHITVFSEEYPKDFSSVTPLLEHVYFHTLTQKP; via the coding sequence ATGAATACACTATCCATTAACAACCTCAGCCTTACCTATAAAAATGGTTTTCAGGCTATTAAAAACATTTCACTGGACATCCAAAACGGAATGTTCGGACTGTTGGGTCCGAACGGAGCCGGAAAATCTTCTTTGATGAAAACCATTGTCGGACTTCAGAAACCAACCTCCGGAACCCTGCTTTTCAATGAAGTGGACATTATTAAAAATCCGGATTATATCAAACAGAATCTTGGATTTCTCCCACAGGATTTCGGGGTATACCCGAAAGTGTCTGCCTATGATCTGTTGGAACATATCGCCCTATTGAAAGGCATTACTGATAAAAACAAACGTAAAAATCAAATTCTGAGTCTTCTTGAAAAGGTCAACCTTTCTGATTTTGCTAAAAAAGAAGTCCATACTTTTTCAGGTGGGATGAAACAGCGTTTCGGGGTGGCTCAGGCCTTATTAGGAGATCCGAAAATCATCATTGTAGATGAGCCCACGGCAGGATTGGATCCGGAAGAGCGCAACCGTTTCAATACACTGCTCAATGATATCAGCCAGGATGTAATCGTTATTCTGTCCACACATCTCGTTGAAGATGTCAGAAACCTCTGTTCGGAAATGGCAGTGATGAATCATGGCCAAATCCTCAGACAAGGAAATCCCGGAAAACTGATTGCAGAACTGGAAAACAAGATCTGGTCAAAACCTATTGATAAAGATGAACTGGAAACTTACCATTCCAGCTATGAAATCATCAGCAGACAGCTTTTGGAAAGAGAGCTTCACATCACGGTATTCTCTGAAGAATATCCGAAAGACTTCAGTTCCGTAACGCCTTTATTGGAACACGTTTATTTCCACACCCTCACCCAAAAACCTTAA
- a CDS encoding helix-turn-helix domain-containing protein: protein MPIIVNLDVMLAKRKMQSKELAEKLGITPVNLSILKTGKAKGVRFDTLEAICKILECQPGDILEFKE from the coding sequence ATGCCAATTATAGTCAACTTAGATGTGATGCTTGCCAAAAGAAAAATGCAGAGTAAAGAATTGGCAGAAAAACTGGGTATCACGCCCGTAAACCTCTCTATCTTAAAAACCGGAAAAGCCAAAGGTGTCCGATTTGATACCCTTGAAGCCATCTGTAAAATCCTGGAATGCCAGCCGGGAGATATTCTCGAATTTAAAGAGTAG
- a CDS encoding DUF2975 domain-containing protein: protein MNQTKLISKILFYICSLLSAGYLITFVYSLFCLSSGFAVTPYKNGKFLHINYPFTEQPFLNIENNYPYMIFSFMLVLITYGTFFCLSAKVFKVFFQQKLFTQENINQLKQFYLYNIFIPLPLVIIASFFVEVESMIWGLVFIHFMLGIFCLFLANIFKQGLHLQNEQDLFI from the coding sequence ATGAACCAGACTAAACTTATTTCAAAGATTTTATTTTATATCTGCTCCTTACTTTCAGCCGGATATCTGATCACTTTTGTGTATTCTCTATTCTGTCTGAGCAGCGGATTTGCAGTTACGCCCTATAAAAACGGAAAGTTCCTTCATATCAATTATCCATTTACGGAACAACCGTTTCTGAATATCGAAAACAATTATCCTTATATGATCTTTTCCTTTATGTTGGTACTCATCACTTATGGAACCTTTTTCTGTTTATCAGCCAAAGTTTTCAAAGTATTTTTCCAACAGAAGCTGTTTACTCAGGAAAACATCAATCAGCTTAAGCAATTTTACCTGTATAATATTTTCATTCCTCTTCCACTGGTTATTATCGCGAGTTTCTTTGTGGAAGTAGAAAGTATGATATGGGGACTGGTGTTTATTCACTTTATGCTTGGAATTTTCTGTCTGTTTCTTGCGAATATCTTTAAGCAAGGACTACATTTGCAAAACGAACAAGACCTATTTATTTAA
- a CDS encoding TfoX/Sxy family protein — protein MAYSTELADRVRERLSIIKNIEVEEKKMFSGLSFLVNGKMCINISHDNLMCRYDPELEDEVSEKKGFLPMIMKGKQLNGYCYVEPIGFQKADDFEYWITICLDYNPVAKASKK, from the coding sequence ATGGCTTACAGTACTGAACTGGCCGACCGGGTCCGTGAACGGCTTTCAATAATAAAAAATATTGAGGTTGAAGAGAAGAAAATGTTCAGCGGACTGTCTTTTCTTGTCAACGGGAAGATGTGTATCAACATCAGTCACGACAATCTGATGTGCCGTTATGATCCTGAGCTGGAAGATGAAGTTTCGGAAAAGAAAGGCTTTCTGCCGATGATCATGAAAGGAAAACAGTTAAATGGATATTGCTATGTAGAACCCATTGGTTTTCAAAAAGCAGATGACTTTGAATACTGGATCACAATCTGCCTTGATTATAACCCGGTGGCAAAAGCTTCGAAGAAGTGA
- a CDS encoding DNA polymerase beta superfamily protein: MTIQTLKSRNLLLFEAISGSRSFGLATENSDTDIRGVYYLPKEDFFGLNYIPQISNETNDITYYEIGRFVELLQKNNPNILEILASPEDCIQYKHPLMDLLKTEDFLSKLCKDTFAGYAVSQIKKAKGLNKKILNPIDKERKSILDFCFILEGQGSVPLKKWLHEFPSSGGVPEGRGGLSQEKCGLINIDHTKGMYSLFYDESGKLGYKGVIHHEEANQVSVSSIPKNEKPVAYLFCNLDAYSVYCKDYREYWKWVAERNEDRYNVNQTHGQNYDSKNMMHTIRLLQSCEQIFKTNSLTIRVENRDELLDIKAGNQSYEDVMQKAENLIESIEKHYSTSSLPEYPDLEKTTKTLIEIRKKLYDKNYKL; the protein is encoded by the coding sequence ATGACAATTCAAACTCTCAAATCCCGCAACCTCCTCCTCTTCGAAGCCATTTCCGGAAGCCGTTCTTTTGGGTTGGCAACAGAGAATTCTGATACGGATATCCGTGGGGTTTATTATCTGCCGAAGGAAGATTTCTTTGGCCTGAACTATATTCCGCAGATTTCCAATGAGACGAATGATATTACGTATTATGAAATCGGGAGATTTGTAGAATTGTTGCAGAAAAACAATCCCAATATTCTGGAAATTCTGGCAAGTCCGGAAGATTGTATTCAATATAAACATCCGTTGATGGATCTATTGAAAACCGAAGATTTCCTGTCAAAACTATGTAAAGATACCTTTGCAGGCTATGCTGTTTCGCAGATTAAAAAAGCAAAAGGTCTCAATAAAAAGATTCTAAACCCTATTGATAAAGAGAGAAAATCAATCCTGGATTTCTGTTTTATTCTGGAAGGACAAGGTTCTGTACCTTTGAAAAAATGGCTGCATGAATTCCCCTCCTCTGGAGGGGTGCCCGAAGGACGGGGTGGTTTATCACAAGAGAAATGCGGACTAATAAACATTGACCATACAAAAGGAATGTATTCGTTATTTTATGATGAATCGGGAAAGTTGGGCTATAAAGGTGTTATTCATCATGAAGAAGCGAATCAGGTTTCCGTGTCCTCCATTCCTAAAAATGAAAAACCTGTTGCTTACCTGTTTTGCAACCTTGATGCGTACTCTGTGTACTGCAAAGATTATAGAGAATACTGGAAATGGGTAGCTGAGCGCAATGAAGACCGTTACAATGTCAATCAGACTCACGGACAGAATTATGACAGCAAGAACATGATGCACACCATCCGGTTGCTGCAGTCCTGTGAACAGATTTTTAAAACCAATTCACTGACCATCCGTGTAGAAAACCGTGATGAACTCTTAGACATCAAAGCGGGAAATCAATCGTATGAAGATGTAATGCAAAAGGCAGAAAACCTTATAGAATCTATAGAAAAACATTATTCTACATCCAGTCTTCCTGAATATCCGGATTTAGAAAAAACAACAAAAACACTGATTGAAATACGGAAAAAACTATACGATAAGAATTATAAATTATAA
- a CDS encoding DNA polymerase: MEVAILKYNRYEKGILKTYFFVKENVKDPRKEGNLDFLQIQGIKTIISFDFLSLISDIKDIHQYTFIDIEQQLKQILGLPKEYFEKTKKHWSFWYQLKNYVDDRKKIKEYRKIFENLTDNIKEDEVDKAMFLLVESIYKIYVKNKRDLQNNNELERFEKIEKSLNTILFERTQKGITINTELLKTYLKQIIIDLYEVRNKLQLEFGIFSSKDYSKIKAKILELGFSNNIDKIDKIGTEKYYNFLKYHQQEYELIGLLYKERRLNDSKSVLTRIGSLEENRVYPFFEYFGTVTSRILVKNPSFQQLKREYRKIITPDIGKELIYIDYCQFEAGILADIMQDEELIKMYISGDIYSEMEKLLPEFTRDKCKSLFFLYSYGASKDQIQKKYTSTDLEVFFGNFTKFQPFREELEKEFIEKKMISTLLGNHRYITPETELEENISWLVSQKIQGTASLILKKSIKEIYDLDKEIEFLLPMHDAILYQVPSSETEQKKKLIKRVFEEKLKEVCPSLVPKISFKNFTE; encoded by the coding sequence ATGGAAGTAGCTATACTAAAATATAATAGATATGAAAAAGGTATTTTGAAAACTTATTTCTTTGTCAAAGAAAATGTAAAGGACCCTAGAAAAGAAGGTAATTTAGATTTTCTTCAAATTCAAGGAATAAAAACGATAATTTCCTTTGACTTTTTAAGTTTGATTTCTGATATTAAAGATATTCATCAATATACTTTTATAGATATAGAACAGCAATTAAAGCAAATATTGGGATTACCAAAAGAATATTTTGAGAAAACTAAAAAACATTGGTCTTTTTGGTACCAGCTAAAAAATTATGTAGATGATAGAAAAAAAATTAAAGAATACAGAAAGATATTTGAAAACTTAACTGACAATATTAAAGAGGACGAAGTAGATAAAGCTATGTTTTTGTTAGTAGAATCTATATATAAAATATATGTGAAAAATAAAAGAGACTTACAAAATAATAATGAATTAGAAAGATTTGAAAAAATTGAAAAATCACTAAACACCATACTTTTTGAAAGAACTCAAAAAGGTATTACTATAAATACAGAACTATTAAAAACCTACCTAAAGCAAATTATAATAGATTTATATGAAGTAAGAAATAAATTACAGTTGGAATTTGGCATTTTTTCTTCAAAAGATTACTCCAAAATTAAAGCAAAAATATTAGAGTTAGGATTTAGTAATAATATTGATAAAATTGATAAAATTGGTACAGAAAAATATTACAATTTTCTTAAATACCATCAACAAGAATACGAACTAATAGGTCTTTTATATAAGGAAAGAAGATTAAATGACAGTAAGAGCGTACTTACTAGGATTGGATCATTAGAAGAAAATAGAGTTTATCCTTTTTTTGAATATTTTGGAACTGTTACAAGTAGAATTTTAGTAAAAAATCCATCTTTTCAGCAATTAAAAAGAGAATATAGAAAGATAATTACTCCAGATATAGGAAAAGAATTAATATACATAGATTATTGCCAATTTGAAGCGGGTATTTTAGCAGATATAATGCAAGACGAAGAACTTATAAAAATGTATATTTCTGGAGATATTTATTCAGAAATGGAAAAGTTATTACCGGAATTTACTAGAGATAAATGTAAAAGTCTTTTCTTTTTATATAGCTATGGTGCATCCAAAGATCAGATTCAAAAGAAATACACATCGACAGATTTAGAAGTTTTTTTCGGAAATTTCACAAAATTTCAACCTTTCAGAGAAGAATTAGAAAAAGAGTTTATAGAAAAAAAAATGATCAGTACATTATTAGGCAACCATAGATATATAACTCCTGAAACTGAACTTGAGGAAAACATAAGTTGGTTAGTTAGCCAAAAAATACAAGGAACCGCATCTTTAATTTTAAAAAAATCAATTAAAGAAATATATGATTTAGATAAAGAAATTGAGTTTTTATTACCTATGCATGATGCTATTTTATATCAAGTTCCATCATCAGAGACTGAGCAAAAAAAAAAATTAATCAAAAGAGTTTTCGAAGAAAAACTGAAAGAAGTTTGTCCAAGCTTAGTTCCAAAAATTAGTTTTAAAAATTTTACAGAATGA
- a CDS encoding RNA-directed DNA polymerase: MKGLSENQEQLLKSITIKLETKYNGISNTSSGSGIIYKTSLNSNFDYILTALHCVYGERTDTNYKYEELVNEVKISRKNEKSIFDETIIKSDKIIPIKSIDIAILLVEKNKFNAAREIVLGDSNFRGSLNSFGYPKYSDGDPYDFVHNTKTHYKEDKEFKIECQSSLNSHDSLEKLSGYSGTGLLEQNKPVLIGIITKITDEYGLANGFIAKKLIPEKLNSYLSKYEVETLEFFRSTEDSDSIGLDDNNNIIDYKKININGIEINLWRAIKRLKQDLRDDWFQDPLDFKFWLPKDFIFKRIKKFLNNSERDYKPSIPAKHYVIPKSGFSTRPSIETSLIDRVIYQAYIDKLSEHLDFILDNKIYSFRYNSGKNNNKYIFHYSIEQWMKYVYQTKFILNEESPYLVIADITNFYENIHIGLLIENIKELIHDHFRQNESLSNELEKIINALQSLITKWNEKLINKEFGIPQNRDASSFLANIFLKKIDNIMINTNGYSFYYRYMDDIRIVCKTESEARKAICDLSKALRQNGLNLNSSKTKILCFTNQQHKENILEHLPDSLLQLEQITSLIKTKRKREVQKAVHMTYTLFQKTISDDNNEESFLKKRKISFCISKLQQFARIPGLKQSIDYRTIIDYTLNELTKQPWLTVSFIQLLRAIDKSYFKTEDYTKIKEILLDPNQNIYEGQTYYLWLFLAYHRFSNISLIDYAVKTVRSPNQDNQADTAGAYLYLASIKWQDYKDIMLKSLNHGDIGKNYFLQKNVLIALRMVSPEKIENTHVAKDLRGFHEKLYARNKEVFVADLPDLKISDIIKDSPTLISL; this comes from the coding sequence ATGAAAGGTTTATCTGAGAATCAAGAACAGCTTTTAAAGAGTATTACAATAAAACTCGAAACCAAATATAATGGAATATCAAACACTTCTTCTGGAAGTGGTATCATATATAAAACAAGTCTCAATAGTAATTTTGATTATATTTTAACGGCTTTGCATTGTGTATATGGAGAACGAACAGATACTAATTACAAATATGAAGAGTTAGTCAATGAAGTAAAAATTAGCCGAAAAAATGAGAAGAGCATTTTCGATGAAACGATAATAAAAAGTGATAAAATCATCCCTATTAAATCTATTGATATAGCAATCTTATTAGTTGAAAAAAATAAATTTAATGCTGCTAGAGAAATTGTTCTGGGAGACTCAAATTTTAGAGGAAGCTTAAATTCTTTCGGATATCCAAAATATTCTGATGGAGATCCATACGATTTTGTTCATAATACCAAAACTCACTATAAAGAAGACAAAGAATTTAAAATAGAGTGTCAGAGTTCTTTAAACTCACATGATTCACTAGAAAAACTTTCAGGATATTCAGGCACTGGATTATTAGAACAAAACAAACCCGTTTTAATTGGAATAATTACAAAAATAACTGATGAATATGGTTTAGCTAATGGTTTTATTGCAAAAAAACTAATTCCAGAAAAGTTAAATTCTTATCTTTCAAAATACGAAGTAGAAACTTTAGAGTTCTTCCGATCAACAGAAGATAGTGATTCCATTGGATTAGACGATAATAATAATATTATTGATTATAAAAAAATCAATATTAATGGAATTGAAATTAATTTATGGAGAGCTATAAAACGACTGAAACAAGATTTAAGAGATGATTGGTTTCAGGATCCCTTAGACTTTAAATTTTGGCTTCCTAAAGATTTTATTTTCAAAAGAATAAAAAAATTTTTGAATAATTCTGAAAGAGATTACAAACCTTCAATTCCTGCAAAGCATTATGTAATACCAAAATCAGGGTTTTCAACTCGCCCAAGTATTGAAACTAGTCTAATTGATAGAGTTATTTATCAAGCATATATTGACAAACTTTCTGAACATTTGGATTTTATACTAGATAATAAAATTTACTCTTTCAGGTATAACTCAGGAAAAAATAATAATAAATACATTTTTCATTATTCTATAGAACAATGGATGAAATATGTATATCAAACTAAATTTATTTTAAATGAAGAAAGCCCCTATTTAGTTATTGCAGATATTACCAATTTTTATGAAAACATACACATTGGACTTTTAATAGAAAATATAAAAGAATTAATTCATGACCATTTCAGACAAAATGAAAGTCTTAGTAATGAATTAGAAAAAATTATTAATGCTCTTCAATCATTAATAACAAAATGGAATGAAAAACTAATTAATAAAGAATTTGGAATTCCCCAAAATCGCGATGCTTCCTCATTCTTAGCAAACATTTTTCTAAAAAAAATTGACAATATTATGATTAATACTAATGGTTATTCTTTCTATTATAGATATATGGATGACATTCGTATTGTTTGTAAAACAGAATCCGAAGCCCGAAAGGCTATTTGTGATTTATCTAAAGCTTTAAGGCAAAATGGACTAAATCTAAATTCCTCTAAAACTAAAATATTATGTTTCACCAATCAACAACACAAAGAAAATATTTTAGAACATTTACCAGATTCGTTATTGCAATTAGAACAGATCACAAGTCTTATTAAAACAAAAAGAAAAAGAGAAGTTCAAAAAGCAGTACACATGACTTATACTCTATTTCAAAAAACAATTAGTGATGATAATAATGAGGAATCATTTCTAAAAAAGCGAAAAATAAGTTTCTGTATCAGCAAACTACAACAATTTGCAAGAATACCAGGTTTAAAACAGTCTATAGATTACAGAACCATAATTGATTACACTTTAAACGAATTAACCAAACAGCCTTGGTTAACAGTAAGTTTTATTCAATTATTAAGAGCAATTGATAAATCCTATTTTAAAACAGAGGACTACACAAAAATTAAAGAAATTTTATTAGACCCAAATCAAAATATATACGAAGGACAGACCTACTATTTATGGTTATTCTTAGCATATCACAGATTTAGCAATATATCTCTAATAGACTATGCAGTAAAAACAGTTAGATCACCTAATCAAGACAATCAAGCAGACACTGCTGGAGCCTATTTATATTTAGCATCCATAAAATGGCAAGATTATAAAGATATCATGCTAAAATCTTTAAATCATGGAGATATTGGTAAAAATTATTTTCTACAAAAAAACGTATTAATAGCATTAAGAATGGTATCTCCTGAAAAAATAGAAAATACTCATGTGGCAAAAGATTTAAGAGGGTTTCATGAGAAACTTTATGCCAGAAATAAAGAAGTCTTTGTAGCAGATTTACCCGATCTAAAAATTTCTGACATTATCAAGGATTCTCCAACATTAATTTCACTGTAA